The following are from one region of the Oryzias melastigma strain HK-1 linkage group LG22, ASM292280v2, whole genome shotgun sequence genome:
- the LOC112140269 gene encoding uncharacterized protein LOC112140269, which yields MGKPLSRPGCIRKSSCCLEKHRAGDGVVGGRDVGMEGGYGDGYIPQRSIYDTMCINQQIDSHHHHSRGSVRRDGGGDGSFTYSASGSLRASRSPVDMFDSQPRSLTPNPSFVRRLDERVIYDSLKLGGQDGEDGGCHSPGHFNRSVSPSVSSFSAPGVSSSSSKKHHHQHHHHHGDSTKSRDGRHSWKVLTPPKHMECMELTTAEMMDRGGYLNPGHYPPRGQSSSLTSPLISPFSGSPMSSGYHTPVFFSPAKPRPSQSQSLRCSPPHVIQPRHYSQTQSLRLSPPHELRRSPYRAPLVQLSAHDLEHDLRERGGGWGRGDRDREWERERERELERGWAQREWERERERGRIERERARERERRETSTFGTFGYGQPVPLRSDSVFLEPEHGLDTTPLLISQPSPSPSPNAAPRMGTGAVGRNRGGSKIGHDSSGGGVTSKFDNGSVNIVLVDSKPGYGTRMGSEVVTEHMSDIGIQEHWKRQDNGSRGCVMHGSERRMGSQVKTTPGGRDMEGKVQSGMEIRERRGETKNGLRNAKAISKAESTEAFDSNRKSTEKWVGHSDKVLEEIVPIPGMKPEQDTELQEKVSSQNREKNNRTETEVKSQVNEKLVSAVESREEPKVGIDVKTVPMSKSEEVPKSWSQSGTEKESKNETTVVSKPTDSSQTNAQAQSSALAEEKTEVAPSVLQENKLDDSINDFTQPLKSSRSKSKSSKSCSRTRPGTATGLRPGVLSPRQSKRVEDFESRGPPEGIESTWPRRIMVRKRTVRQGGALHNLPILPPLPSVISALEKRRPHLLTDSDKKSTNAINAAGMVGRCSLREPSHPEMGHGSSLLGRASLREQNLEHWRVCRDQEEPRRSRSREKQVTQKKEYTEKEERKGKEENAEKERIVEKVGLLEDNKKLKVEKPVEEKSQDNPIRKEGEKRIQAVEMKSEKVEDTDIKLQDQTQDKPRQDLEEVMVISYKEESEVEGREVRTSGEEGAVEGWDAVLDMVNTLWDNTWEKQEAEDGGADTDSLPGSLQRWPLLRPPVGFGGSHPPSSAASELSLTELERRARELDSDLEHLDLSQPHRDTQDLYQTLLEPHRERIAMYQTHPGPQREKPALLTGVGSRSQVSLELSAMESPAVDSDKLPADCSTKEDSSPDSNLTLESDSSGVFLSLSNQSQEDAGSDSDQPASGSELGSSNTSLEKDGDEGVLKEWGREESAELQWCYPTLLSTMSHEDMQEDSQRLESESGSMGVDKEQRKNHKLGVVSISKSTIEYTGHKGFISIPQSEGIPQKKNVNTIGFDSHLSVSPSKQAVKHLLDPNQKAIRSSGLDCGDLDPFVQSDSFVYLAVSARPLSGEEPNTVADISSQETELERVQLSAESTKAHIGRANTELDTKPTHLVAHKPEEGDFLCTDSFVYLAAPACLLLGPAGSAPYSGKESDSESSDSGPVDVSVLGCGSVAGDSDWDSDLSDSDPSRSSRISASGNKSAIVARPKRLPVEPDWDLSPVHTESEVINEIFTKQDTSNAGSMGVSATTAAPSPISMETEPVTTTEKPATSLEQLSTTKKVTWQFKPAHRSVCTGSRKEKDNEFSLGRLTEIEGGETSRPSPSSSSSSSPSSSSSG from the exons ATGGGCAAGCCACTTAGCCGTCCTGGATGTATCAGGAAGAGCTCTTGTTGCCTGGAGAAACACAGGGCTGGGGACGGGGTAGTGGGAGGGCGGGATGTTGGGATGGAAGGAGGATATGGAGACGGCTACATCCCCCAGAGATCTATTTACGATACCATGTGCATCAATCAACAAATTGACAGCCATCACCACCATTCCAGAGGGTCAGTGAGGCgggatggaggaggagatgggAGCTTTACCTACTCTGCAAGTGGCTCCCTCCGAGCTAGCAGATCTCCAGTGGACATGTTCGATTCTCAGCCCCGTTCTTTAACTCCAAATCCATCCTTTGTACGTCGGCTGGATGAAAGAGTTATTTATGATTCACTGAAGCTCGGTGGACAAGATGGAGAAGACGGGGGATGCCACTCCCCAGGACACTTCAACCGATCAGTTTCTCCCTCTGTGTCCTCATTCTCAGCTCCAGGGGTATCGTCCTCCTCCTCTAAAAAGCACCACCATCAGCACCACCATCACCATGGAGACAGCACAAAGAGCAGAGATGGCCGGCATTCTTGGAAAGTCTTGACGCCTCCAAAACATATGGAATGTATGGAACTAACAACAGCAGAGATGATGGACAGAGGAGGGTATCTGAACCCAGGGCACTATCCTCCCAGGGGGCAATCTTCCTCTCTTACTTCTCCTCTGATTTCTCCCTTCTCTGGCTCGCCTATGTCTTCGGGTTACCACACGCCAGTTTTTTTCTCCCCAGCCAAACCCCGCCCCAGCCAGAGTCAAAGTTTACGCTGCTCACCTCCCCACGTAATACAGCCAAGACATTATTCCCAAACCCAGAGCCTCAGACTGTCACCCCCCCATGAGCTCAGACGATCACCCTACAGAGCCCCACTAGTCCAACTGTCTGCTCATGACCTTGAGCACGACCTGAGGGAGCGAGGAGGAGGGTGGGGCCGCGGCGATCGTGACAGGGAGTGGGAGAGGGAGAGAGAAAGGGAGCTGGAGCGAGGCTGGGCACAGAGAGAGTGGGAGAGGGAGAGGGAGAGGGGGAGAATTGAGAGGGAGAGAGCCAGAGAGAGGGAAAGGAGGGAAACGTCTACTTTCGGGACCTTTGGTTATGGCCAACCAGTCCCTCTACGTTCAGACTCAGTCTTTTTAGAACCTGAGCACGGTCTGGACACAACGCCCTTGTTAATTTCCCAGCCCTCACCATCACCCTCCCCCAATGCTGCCCCAAGGATGGGCACTGGGGCAGTTGGCAGAAACAGGGGAGGGTCAAAGATTGGCCATGATAGTTCAGGGGGAGGGGTGACCTCTAAATTTGACAACGGAAGTGTTAATATAGTTTTAGTTGATAGCAAACCTGGATATGGGACAAGGATGGGGAGTGAAGTTGTGACGGAGCATATGTCAGATATTGGAATCCAAGAGCACTGGAAGAGACAGGACAATGGATCCAGGGGGTGTGTGATGCACGGGTCTGAAAGAAGAATGGGCTCTCAGGTGAAGACAACACCAGGGGGCCGAGATATGGAAGGAAAAGTGCAATCGGGTATGGAGATCAGAGAGCGAAGAGGAGAAACAAAGAATGGACTAAGAAATGCTAAGGCTATTTCAAAAGCAGAATCTACAGAAGCTTTTGATTCAAACAGGAAGAGCACAGAAAAATGGGTTGGACATTCAGATAAAGTCCTGGAGGAAATTGTACCTATTCCTGGAATGAAGCCAGAGCAAGACACAGAACTTCAAGAAAAAGTTAGTTCTCAAAACAGGGAGAAAAACAACAGGACAGAGACTGAAGTTAAAAGCCaagtaaatgaaaaacttgTATCAGCAGTTGAGTCAAGGGAGGAGCCTAAAGTAGGAATAGATGTGAAAACTGTCCCAATGTCTAAGAGTGAGGAAGTGCCCAAATCTTGGAGTCAGAGTGGGACagagaaagaaagtaaaaatgagACCACAGTTGTCAGCAAGCCCACAGACAGTTCCCAAACAAATGCTCAGGCGCAGTCATCTGCCTTGGCTGAAGAGAAAACTGAAGTTGCTCCTTCAGTCCTACAAGAAAACAAGTTGGATGATAGTATAAATGATTTCACCCAGCCACTGAAAAGTTCAAGATCCAAGTCCAAATCATCAAAGTCCTGCTCCAGGACTCGGCCTGGAACGGCCACAGGACTGCGACCTGGTGTGCTCAGTCCTCGCCAAAGCAAAAGAGTGGAAGACTTTGAATCAAGGGGGCCACCTGAAGGCATCGAGTCTACATGGCCTCGCAGGATCATGGTTAGAAAGAGAACTGTTCGTCAGGGAGGGGCCCTCCACAATCTCCCAATACTTCCCCCACTCCCGTCCGTCATTTCTGCTTTAGAAAAAAGGCGTCCACACCTTCTTACAGATTCAgacaaaaaatcaacaaatgccATAAACGCTGCAGGTATGGTGGGCCGATGCTCACTGAGGGAGCCCTCTCATCCAGAAATGGGGCACGGGAGCAGCTTGTTGGGCAGAGCCTCTTTGAGGGAGCAAAACTTGGAGCACTGGAGAGTTTGTAGAGACCAAGAAGAACCAAGGAGATCtagaagcagagaaaaacaagtGACTCAAAAGAAAGAATATACTGAAAAAGAGGAAAGGAAGGGAAAGGAGGAAAATgcagagaaagaaagaataGTTGAGAAAGTTGGGCTGTTAGAAGACAATAAGAAGCTAAAAGTAGAGAAACctgttgaagaaaaaagtcaGGACAATCCAATCAGAAAAGAAGGAGAGAAAAGAATACAAGCTGTTGAAATGAAATCTGAGAAAGTAGAGGACACAGACATAAAACTTCAAGATCAAACACAAGACAAGCCCAGGCAAGATTTGGAGGAGGTGATGGTTATATCATACAAAGAAGAAAGTGAGGTGGAGGGAAGAGAAGTCAGGACTTCTGGGGAAGAAGGGGCAGTGGAGGGCTGGGATGCAGTCCTGGACATGGTCAACACGCTGTGGGACAACACCTGGGAAAAGCAAGAAGCAGAAGATGGAGGAGCTGATACTGATTCTCTCCCAGGTTCCCTGCAGCGTTGGCCTCTGCTTCGGCCTCCAGTTGGGTTTGGGGGTTCACACCCTCCctcctctgcagcttcagaaCTGAGCCTGACAGAATTAGAGAGGAGAGCCAGGGAGTTGGACTCGGACCTGGAGCATCTCGACTTGTCACAACCCCACAGGGACACCCAGGACTTATATCAAACTCTGCTTGAGCCACACAGGGAACGGATTGCTATGTACCAAACACACCCTGGACCACAGAGAGAGAAGCCTGCACTTCTCACag GAGTGGGCAGCAGATCTCAGGTCAGTTTGGAGCTCAGTGCGATGGAGTCACCTGCAGTTGACAGTGACAAACTTCCTGCTGACTG ctctaCTAAAGAGGACAGCTCTCCTGACTCCAACCTAACGCTGGAGTCTGATTCCAGCGGCGTGTTCCTTTCCTTGTCCAATCAGAGTCAAGAGGATGCAGGCTCAGACAGTGACCAGCCAGCCAGCGGATCTGAGCTAGGCAGCAGTAACACGTCTCTGGAGAAAGATGGGGATGAGGGAGTGCTAAAGGAGTGGGGTAGAGAGGAAAGTGCAGAATTGCAGTGGTGCTATCCCACACTCCTCAGCACTATGTCGCATGAAGACATGCAAGAAGACAGTCAAAGATTAGAGTCAGAAAGTGGAAGTATGGGGGTAGATAAAGAGCAAAGGAAGAATCACAAGTTAGGAGTGGTTTCAATCAGCAAGAGTACCATCGAGTATACAGGCCATAAGGGCTTCATCAGTATCCCACAGAGTGAAGGCataccacagaaaaaaaatgttaacacaatAGGATTTGACTCCCACCTCTCTGTGTCCCCCTCAAAACAAGCAGTCAAACACCTTTTAGATCCCAACCAAAAAGCTATTAGAAGCTCAGGACTGGACTGTGGTGACCTGGATCCTTTTGTGCAGTCAGACAGCTTTGTTTATCTCGCGGTGTCTGCCCGACCGCTGTCAGGAGAAGAACCTAACACAGTGGCAGACATTTCCTCTCAGGAAACTGAACTAGAACGTGTTCAGCTTAGTGCAGAGAGTACAAAAGCTCACATCGGCAGAGCAAATACTGAGCTGGATACCAAGCCAACCCACCTTGTTGCTCATAAACCAGAGGAAGGAGACTTTCTGTGCACGGACAGTTTTGTCTACCTAGCTGCTCCAGCCTGCCTCCTGTTAGGCCCTGCAGGTTCAGCTCCCTACAGTGGCAA GGAGTCAGACTCTGAGAGCTCTGACTCTGGACCTGTCGACGTGTCGGTTCTGGGTTGTGGTTCTGTGGCAGGTGACAGTGACTGGGACTCAGACCTGTCCGACTCTGATCCCAGTCGCTCATCAAGAATTTCAGCCTCTGGTAATAAATCCGCCATTGTAGCTCGGCCCAAACGACTGCCTGTGGAACCCGACTGGGACTTGTCTCCAGTGCATACTGAATCTGAAGTGATCAATGAGATATTTACAAAGCAAGACACATCCAACGCTGGCAGCATGGGGGTGTCTGCCACCACCGCAGCACCATCGCCCATTTCCATGGAAACTGAGCCGGTCACAACCACTGAGAAGCCAGCCACATCCCTGGAGCAGCTGTCAACCACAAAGAAAGTGACATGGCAGTTTAAACCAGCCCATAGGTCTGTCTGCACAGGAAGCCGGAAGGAGAAGGACAATGAATTCTCATTGGGGAGGTTAACAGAAATAGAAGGTGGCGAGACATCCAGGCCCTCGCCTTCATCTTCCTCGTCATCTTCACCATCTTCATCATCGTCTGGatga